In Gasterosteus aculeatus chromosome 15, fGasAcu3.hap1.1, whole genome shotgun sequence, a single genomic region encodes these proteins:
- the vcpkmt gene encoding protein N-lysine methyltransferase METTL21D: MNSSPFYSENNNPTGNRLLVPVGVNMAADADEGDYFVREIEKNDGLTLKVKQCYLGDVGCVVWDAAIVLAKYLETKQFYDPSSGVNVWAGRRVVELGAGTGVVGLMAATLGAVVTVTDLEDLQTLLSVNIRENQALISSGSVTAKVLKWGEDVSDFQSPPHYVLMADCIYYEQSIVPLVESLLLLSGPDTCIICCYEQRTEGVNPKVERQFFELLRQNFNCEEIPSEKQDPEFSSPDIHILHIRRKV; encoded by the exons ATGAATAGTTCAcccttttattctgaaaataatAATCCAACCGGAAACCGTCTACTTGTTCCGGTCGGGGTCAACATGGCGGCCGACGCAGACGAGGGGGATTATTTTGTGAGAGAAATTGAGAAAAACGACGGGTTGACCTTAAAGGTGAAGCAGTGCTACTTGGGAGACGTCGGCTGCGTCGTTTGGGACGCGGCCATCGTTCTGGCTAAATATTTGGAGACAAAACAATTTTACGACCCGTCCTCCGGAGTGAACGTCTGGGCTGGGAGGAGGGTCGTGGAGTTAGGAGCCGGGACGGGAGTAGTTGGTCTGATGGCAGCAACACTGGG AGCTGTTGTTACTGTGACGGACCTGGAGGACCTGCAGACCTTGCTAAGTGTAAACATCCGGGAAAACCAGGCACTCATCAGTAGTGGATCAGTAACTGCAAAGGTACTTAAATG GGGTGAAGATGTGTCTGACTTCCAGTCACCCCCACATTATGTCCTTATGGCAGATTGCATCTATTATGAGCAG TCTATTGTTCCACTAGTGGAGAGCTTGTTGCTGCTCTCTGGACCAGACACCTGCATTATTTGCTGCTACGAGCAGCGCACAGAGGGGGTCAACCCCAAAGTGGAAAGGCAGTTTTTTGAG ttgcTGCGACAAAACTTCAACTGTGAGGAGATCCCTTCAGAAAAGCAAGACCCAGAGTTTAGTAGTCCAGACATCCACATCCTGCACATCCGGAGGAAAGTCTGA